In a genomic window of Callithrix jacchus isolate 240 chromosome 22, calJac240_pri, whole genome shotgun sequence:
- the SYNE4 gene encoding nesprin-4 isoform X3 — MALSLPLGTGLGSEPLSHPPGAPREPDFVGPTVCPAAGEESTRSFENLEGPPVGATLVQTDLEMDSAAEKFPEAYRRGALQADLRGAAERVEALITFGEGLAQRSEPGAWAALEQILRALGAHRDTIFRRLWQLQAQLVSYSLVFEEANTLDQDLEIEGDSDWPGPGGVWGPWAPSSLPTSAELEWDPAGDIGGLGPLGQKTARILGAPCELCGHRGPQGRGQGLEEPHSSHSRQDMLESSLSHRRKHLAGHRRRSLLRKPQGSGSRTQVAPDLPPYPFPSLPPPGGCHVSSACVRRPLLLSRPNAPDTLPGAQLCQWSPPSLMCVINGHCQRKCEDTGCLPSQNLECGLHMSEQTLLPRAQSTELHQPILAGAAPDPDTRGQIPVLYLGVAEEPRCKLRKGESQYWVSYWLLLWAPGVPCHWGDLGNCGTQFKLVLP, encoded by the exons GAGCTTTGAAAACCTGGAAGGCCCCCCAGTGGGAGCGACCCTGGTGCAGACAGACCTGGAGATGGACTCTGCTGCAGAGAAATTTCCAGAAGCTTACAGAAGAGGG GCCCTCCAGGCGGACCTACGAGGGGCAGCTGAGCGTGTGGAGGCGCTGATAACGTTTGGTGAGGGGCTGGCACAGCGAAGTGAGCCGGGGGCCTGGGCAGCCCTGGAGCAGATCCTGCGGGCCCTGGGAGCTCACCGAGACACCATCTTCCGGAGGCTCTGGCAGCTGCAGGCCCAGCTGGTCAGCTACAGCCTG GTGTTCGAGGAGGCCAACACACTGGACCAAGACTTGGAGATCGAGGGAGACTCGGACTGGCCAGGACCTGGTGGGGTGTGGGGGCCCTGGGCACCCAGTAGCCTTCCCACTTCCGCAGAATTGGAGTGGGATCCGGCGGGGGACATTGGGGGCCTTGGGCCCTTAGGACAAAAGACTGCCCGGATACTAGGAGCGCCCTGTGAGCTGTGTGGCCACAGAGGCCCCCAGGGCAGGGGACAAGGCCTTGAG GAACCACACTCCTCTCACTCCCGACAGGACATGCTGGAGTCCAGCCTCAGCCACCGAAGAAAACACTTAGCAGGTCACCGAAGACGCTCCCTGCTCCGAAAGCCTCAG GGCTCCGGATCCCGCACCCAGGTGGCCCCTGACCTTCCTCCttatccttttccttctcttcctcctcctggtgGGTGCCATGTTTCTTCTGCCTGTGTCAGGAGGCCCCTGCTGCTTTCACGCCCGAATGCCCCGGATACCCTACCTGGTGCTCAGCTATGTCAATGGTCTCCCCCCAGTCTGATGTGTGTAATAAATGGTCACTGTCAGAGAAAGTGTGAGGATACTGGGTGCTTGCCTAGCCAGAATCTAGAATGTGGCCTGCATATGTCTGAACAGACCCTTTTGCCACGAGCACAGAGCACAGAACTGCATCAGCCCATCTTGGCTGGAGCTGCTCCAGACCCTGACACAAGGGGTCAAATACCAGTTCTTTATTTAGGTGTGGCAGAGGAGCCAAGATGTAAGCTCAGGAAGGGAGAAAGCCAATACTGGGTGAGTTACTGGTTGCTGCTCTGGGCACCTGGGGTGCCATGCCATTGGGGAGATCTGGGAAATTGTGGAACACAGTTCAAACTGGTTCTACCCTAG